The following DNA comes from Sediminitomix flava.
ATAGGAAAACCTTTAAAAGTAAAATTCCATAGAACAATTGAAGGTGAAGGTAATATGGGAGACCGTATCTACGTCCCTATGTTCTTAGGCCTTGGCTGGAAATCAAATCCTTTTCAGAAAGAGAAAAGGATTTACCCAGTAGATTTACCTTATAGCATGGCTGAAAACATGAGCATTTCCTTAAAAATCCCAGAAGGATATGAGTTAGAGTCTATTCCAAAACCAATCAGAATTGTTCTACCAAATAAAGCGGCATCTTTTACTTACAATGTTTCAAGTACAGGTAATATCATTCAAATTATGTCAAGAATGAACCTCAAAAAAGACAGCTTTATGCCTGAAGAATATCCAACATTGAGAGAGTTCTTCACCCAAGTATTCTCTAAACATCAAGAACAACTTGTTTTGGTCAAAAAAGCTCAATAATTAGAAATTTCAATAATTAAGAGTGATTTGTAAAACTACAAGTCACTCTTATTTTTTCAATTCAAATACAAATGAAAAGTTATTTTATACTGTTCATCGCTTGTTTCCTAGCCGTTCAGAGTATTGCTCAAGAAAAATTTGCCTACCCTGTAAAAGATATTCCTACAGAACTTGTTGAAAATGCAGAGGTAGTCACTAGAGAGGAAAAAGAAGTTTTCAATATCAAAGCTTTAGATAATATAGAAGAAAAGGTTACGAAGGCTTATACCATTTTCACTAAAAGGCAAGAAGATTACGCCTACATTGTTATTGGTTACGACAGCTTCACCGATATTGACTATATCAAAGCTGCGATCTATGATAAAAATGGAAAGCTCGTCAAAAAACTAAAAAAGTCAGATATTCAAGATTTAAGTGCATCTGGCTCTGCTTTCAAAACGGATAATCGAGTTAAAATAGCTGATATGAGATATGGTGTGTATCCATATACGATATGGATACAGCATAAAACTATTCAAAAACAATCATTTAATGCACCTAGGTGGTCTCCTATTTATTCAGAAAAGCATAGTGTTCAACAATCCTCATTAGAAGTTCATTCTTTTTCTAAAGAGCTTATTAATTATTTTGAACGCAATTTAAAAGAAAATCAAAAACTCAATCTAACTCAAATAGAAGATACATTTACCTTTAAATGGGAAATGAATAATCAACCTTGTATTGAAAGAGAGCGATTATCACGTTTTGAAGATATTTTCCCTTCTGTTAGTCTTTCATTTACTGAATTTAAAATGCAAGGAACTCAAGGAAAGCAAGATTCGTGGCAAAATTTTGGAAAATGGAAATACAACCTCTTGCTAGATAGGAATGAACTTCCTGAAAGTGTAAAACAAGAGGTTCATGAAATTGCTGACAAGCATAACAATGATTATGATAAAGCAAAGGCTCTTTATGAATACATGCAAAACAAAGTTCGCTATGTAAATGTATCTTTAGGAATAGGTGGATGGCAACCTCAGCAACCTGCGTGGGTAGAAGAAAATGGTTTTGGAGACTGTAAAGCTCTAACAAATTACCTTAGGGTAGCCCTAAAAGAAATAGGCATAGAATCTTTGTACACTTCTGTAAGGGCTGGTGAAGGAAAGTCTGATATCAATGAAGAAATGCCTTCTCAACAGTTTAATCATGTCTTTTTATGTATCCCTCTTGAAAGTGATACAGTTTGGGCTGAATGTACATCTCAAAAAGGCCCATTTAATTATCATGGTACCTTTACAAATGATCGACAGGTACTTATACATAATCAAGATGGTGGCAAGCTTGTTAGAACTCCAAAATATAAATCAACTGATAACCAAACAATCATTTCTGCGGAAGTTGACTTGTTTGCCAACGGAAATGCTGATGCTCAATTCAAACTTGATCTTAAAGGTGTGCCATATGAAGATATCGAGTATATCTATAAAGAAAGTACTGATAAACAAAAAGAATACTTAAAAGAAGACCTTTCGATTGGTGCATTTGAAGTCACTGAAATAGAAACAAAGTCTAAAATTGATGGAGAAGCTAAAGCACAACTTCAAAGCAAACTCAAGATTAGGAATCTTGCTTCAAAAAGCGGACAACGTCTATTTATACCTTCAAATATTTTCTACCGTACAACTTACAAACTAAGAAAGGATAAGAATAGAGAATACAATTTTGAAGTAGGGAGTTATGACAATGAATTCATTGAAAAAACAGTCATTAACTTACCAAAAAATGTAAGCATTGAGTTTATTCCTGAAGAGAATAATATCGAAACTATTTTCGGTTCTTATCATTCAAAAATAACTCAAGAAGAAGGTAAGCTGATTTTTGAGAAAAAAGAGATTTGGAAGAAAGGCTATCACGACAAATCATTGTACAATGATTATGTTTCTTTTATGAATGAAGTCCGAAAGGCTGATAAACAGAAAATTGTTTTGGTTGTTAACGATACTCCTGAAGCGAAAGCTCAATAGACTGCTTCGTACTGAAATAGCATTACAGTTTTACAAACATAAAATCCTCAATACAAATGATTGTATTGAGGATTTTTTCCTTAGAATATTTAGATTCAATTTACAAAACTAGGCATTCAATTTTAAGAAGTCTACTAGCTGAGTTATTTCATCATTCGTAATGGCAGGAAAGTTCGCAATTCTGAAGGTATTTTCTTTCCAATCACCATATCCATTTCCTAAAACAAAGCCTTCTTTTTTCGCCTTCTTCTTAATCTCAGTTATTCGCGAGGCGTTATCTTTAATTGCTAAAACCGTATCTGAGCGAAGTCTTGTATAAGGGATTAAAGGTTCGTAACCATTCTTTTGCAATACGTTTTGCATGGATTGCATACGTGTTTTAGTCTGATTTGAAATACGCTTAATTGGATCACGCATTTGCATTACCTTATTCAGCAAAAAGATATTCAGAACATTAGGCGTATGTGTTGTCTGGAAACGTTCCATCTGCTTTATCATCGCTACCATACTGTTATAATGCTTATTTTCATTCAACTCTAAAGCTTTCTCTATAGCCCTAGGAGAACAAATCATAAGTGCCATTCCTGCAGGAAGTCCTAAACACTTTTGGACTGAAGCATACCAAATATCAGCACTCAACCAATCTAAATCTACTCCTCCTAAACTTGAAGTCACATCAGTCATAATCAAAGATTTCTTAAATCTTTGACGGACTTTGTGCATCATATTTTTACTTACTTTGGTAGCATTGGAAGTTTCATTGGGAGTCAGACAAATAGCCTCTGTATAGCTACTGTTTAGCTTCGATAATTTGTTTACTGAGATTTCCCTATGAATTGGATATTCAAATGCCATAGCATTCGCATCTAACTTCTTTTTATTTAAATACCATTTTTCACCAAATGCACCATTATAAATATGTGTACTGAATAAAGGTTTGTACGACTCTGAGAGTACCTCCCAACATTCTGTTGCTGAAGAGAGAAAAAAGATGGTGTAGTTTTTAGGAATATCAAGCTTCTTTTTCAAAAGCTTTATGGTCTCTTTGGACAAATCTACAAACTCTGGACTTCTGTGATTACAACTTAGAATACCAGTATCCATTGCCTCCATCATATACTCCTTCACTTGTGGATACACTTTAGAAGGTCCAGGGTAAAATGAAATCATTCCTATTATTTTTATAATTTAAATCTTGTCCAAAATTATCCAATCTGTTGTAAAAAACGTTGGATTTGTTGCTCATGCCAATAAATATCTTCTCCAAACAACGGGAAACCTACGTGCCCACCATATTTTGTAAGAATCAATTTCACATTTTCATTAGCTTCAGCTTCTTTTACAGGGTGGCATTCTTCTGTATAAAATGGATCATTTTGAGCTGAAATGATCAATGTCTTTTGGCGAATATTATCAATAAATTGTTTACTGCTACAGGTTTTCCAATAGTCTAAAGCATCTTTAAAACCATGAGCAGGTGCTGTATACATATTATCTATTTCCAAAAAACCTGTTGCTCTATCTAGCTCTTCAGCCGAGTAAGTACATTCTTCAAATTGACGTTTCTGATGAAGTTTCTTTTTTAGAGAATTCATGAAACGTTTTTGATAAAGAATATTTCCTGTTGTAGATATTTTGTTAGAGGCTGCATGCAAATCACAAGGAGCAGAAACCGCAACTAATCCTGCTACATTAGGATGAAGATTAGCACCTACTTCTCCTCCATACTTCAGTACTATATTTCCTCCCATACTAAATCCTACAAGTACGATTGCCTTATAATTATAGTGCGAAGCTACATGATCTATTGTCAGTCCTAAATCCTCTGTAAAACCACTGTGGTATGATCGATAAAGCAAATTAGGCTCACCGCTACATCCTCTAGAATTAGTGACAATTACATCCCAGCCTATGGCATTATAAGCCTTTGCAGAACCTAGAGCATATGTCGATTGTGAACTTCCTTCCAATCCATGAGCCAAAATAACACAATACTCACCACCTACTAAACTTCGATCAAGATCTATAAAATCACCATCTTGTGTTTTGATTCGTTCTCTATCATATTTGATATCAACTTGTCTGAAAAGATAGGGATAGATAGTACTAAAATGCCCTGATTTAAAAAGAAAATTTGGCTCGTAATCACTAAAAACTGGCATCGGTTCTGTCATAATATTTTAAGGATTTGGGTCAAATATAAATACATTTATAGAGAAAACACCTTTGAGTACAAATTGTGTTCTCAAAGGTGTTTTTTAATCTATTAGAAAGACTAAATATCATTTTCTATCTACCAGCAAGAAGGTAAAGTACAGCCATACGGACTGCTACTCCATTTTCTACTTGATCTAGAATAATTGCTTGCTCACTATCAGCCACGTCAGTTGTAATCTCCACTCCTCTATTGATTGGACCTGGGTGCATGATCACGATTTCCTTATCCAAAGAATCGATCAACTCTTTATTTACACCATAATACATCGAGTATTCTCTTGTAGAAGGGAAATTTTTCACAAGCTGACGTTCCATTTGGATACGTAAAATATTTGCTACATCACACCATTTAAGAGCCTTACGAATGTCATTTTCTACTTTAACTCCTAATTGATCGATATATTTTGGAATTAAAGTATTGGGCCCACAAACCATCACTTCCGCCCCTAACTTTTGAAGCGCAAAGATATTTGAAAGAGCAACTCGTGAATGAAGAATATCTCCAACGATAACTACTTTTTTCCCTGCAACATCACCCAATCTTTCTCTGATTGAAAAAGTGTCTAAAAGAGCTTGTGTTGGATGTTCATGAGTTCCATCGCCAGCATTTACAATATTTGCATTAATGTGTTTAGACAAGAAGTGTGGAGCTCCAGGGAAAGAGTGACGCATCACAATCATATCTACTTTCATAGATAGGATATTATTAACTGTATCTAATAATGTTTCTCCTTTCTTCACTGAACTACCCGAAGCAGAAAAGTTAATTACATCTGCCGAAAGTCTTTTTTCTGCTAATTCAAATGAAAGTTTTGTACGAGTAGAATTTTCAAAAAAGACATTAGCTATTGTCACATCTCTTAAAGAAGGAACCTTTTTAATTGGTCTATTAATCACTTCTTTGAAAGAATCAGCTGTCTCAAAAATAGTGTGTATATCTTTTTCTGTAAGATCTTTAATTCCAAGAAGGTGTCTAGTGCTTAACATAGCTCAGAATCTGTTGAAGTAAAATAATGATTAGTTTGTTAGTTAATTTTAGTCCTCTAAAGAAAGCCAAACACTCTCTTCTTCAGCTCCTGTTTCTTTCCATTCTACAGTTACTCGCTGAGACTGGATTGAATTTACGCTTTTACCAATGTAAGTAGGTTCGATAGGTACATCCCTACTATACTTTCGGTCTACCAATACTAACAATTCTACTTGTTTCGGTCTACCAAAGGTCAACATAGCACCCATAGCAGCACGAACAGTTCTACCTGTAAAAAGAACATCATCAACTAAGATTACTCTTTTGTCCTCGATAAGAAATGGGATCTCAGTTTTACTTGGCATCAATGGAGCTTCCCTTCTACCAAAATCGTCTCTATGGAATGTAATATCAAGTTTCCCAACAGACACATCTGTTCCATCCAATTCTTTAATTCTTTTTGCTATTCGATCTGCTAGAAGTACTCCTCTAGGTTGAAGACCTAGAATTAAGGAGTCTTTAAAATCTCCGTGATTTTCGATTAATTGCTGACATAAACGACTGATAGTTATGTCTAGCAATGCTTCGTTCATTATCTTGACCTTCGCCATACTAGATATTTATAAGGCTATATTTACTTTATATAATGGTAAATTCCATCTAATTGCTCCAAATCCGATAGACTTTCACACTTACTTATTGCTTGGTGAACTGTTCCACTTGGAAACTCTTTCAGCTCTTCAAAAGGAACAAATCTTATTTCCTTTATGATCTGTTCATTCTCTTCCAACTCAGGGTCAATACCTTGTTCTAGTTCACCTCCAAGAATATTTACACGAAAAAAAAACTCAACTGCATGTAAAGGTTTCTCTAAATATTCATGAGCGAATAAAAACCTTTCCACTTCTACAGTTAAGCCTGTCTCTTCTAAAAACT
Coding sequences within:
- a CDS encoding DUF3857 domain-containing protein; amino-acid sequence: MKSYFILFIACFLAVQSIAQEKFAYPVKDIPTELVENAEVVTREEKEVFNIKALDNIEEKVTKAYTIFTKRQEDYAYIVIGYDSFTDIDYIKAAIYDKNGKLVKKLKKSDIQDLSASGSAFKTDNRVKIADMRYGVYPYTIWIQHKTIQKQSFNAPRWSPIYSEKHSVQQSSLEVHSFSKELINYFERNLKENQKLNLTQIEDTFTFKWEMNNQPCIERERLSRFEDIFPSVSLSFTEFKMQGTQGKQDSWQNFGKWKYNLLLDRNELPESVKQEVHEIADKHNNDYDKAKALYEYMQNKVRYVNVSLGIGGWQPQQPAWVEENGFGDCKALTNYLRVALKEIGIESLYTSVRAGEGKSDINEEMPSQQFNHVFLCIPLESDTVWAECTSQKGPFNYHGTFTNDRQVLIHNQDGGKLVRTPKYKSTDNQTIISAEVDLFANGNADAQFKLDLKGVPYEDIEYIYKESTDKQKEYLKEDLSIGAFEVTEIETKSKIDGEAKAQLQSKLKIRNLASKSGQRLFIPSNIFYRTTYKLRKDKNREYNFEVGSYDNEFIEKTVINLPKNVSIEFIPEENNIETIFGSYHSKITQEEGKLIFEKKEIWKKGYHDKSLYNDYVSFMNEVRKADKQKIVLVVNDTPEAKAQ
- a CDS encoding aminotransferase class V-fold PLP-dependent enzyme, with translation MISFYPGPSKVYPQVKEYMMEAMDTGILSCNHRSPEFVDLSKETIKLLKKKLDIPKNYTIFFLSSATECWEVLSESYKPLFSTHIYNGAFGEKWYLNKKKLDANAMAFEYPIHREISVNKLSKLNSSYTEAICLTPNETSNATKVSKNMMHKVRQRFKKSLIMTDVTSSLGGVDLDWLSADIWYASVQKCLGLPAGMALMICSPRAIEKALELNENKHYNSMVAMIKQMERFQTTHTPNVLNIFLLNKVMQMRDPIKRISNQTKTRMQSMQNVLQKNGYEPLIPYTRLRSDTVLAIKDNASRITEIKKKAKKEGFVLGNGYGDWKENTFRIANFPAITNDEITQLVDFLKLNA
- a CDS encoding YheT family hydrolase — encoded protein: MTEPMPVFSDYEPNFLFKSGHFSTIYPYLFRQVDIKYDRERIKTQDGDFIDLDRSLVGGEYCVILAHGLEGSSQSTYALGSAKAYNAIGWDVIVTNSRGCSGEPNLLYRSYHSGFTEDLGLTIDHVASHYNYKAIVLVGFSMGGNIVLKYGGEVGANLHPNVAGLVAVSAPCDLHAASNKISTTGNILYQKRFMNSLKKKLHQKRQFEECTYSAEELDRATGFLEIDNMYTAPAHGFKDALDYWKTCSSKQFIDNIRQKTLIISAQNDPFYTEECHPVKEAEANENVKLILTKYGGHVGFPLFGEDIYWHEQQIQRFLQQIG
- a CDS encoding aspartate carbamoyltransferase catalytic subunit, encoding MLSTRHLLGIKDLTEKDIHTIFETADSFKEVINRPIKKVPSLRDVTIANVFFENSTRTKLSFELAEKRLSADVINFSASGSSVKKGETLLDTVNNILSMKVDMIVMRHSFPGAPHFLSKHINANIVNAGDGTHEHPTQALLDTFSIRERLGDVAGKKVVIVGDILHSRVALSNIFALQKLGAEVMVCGPNTLIPKYIDQLGVKVENDIRKALKWCDVANILRIQMERQLVKNFPSTREYSMYYGVNKELIDSLDKEIVIMHPGPINRGVEITTDVADSEQAIILDQVENGVAVRMAVLYLLAGR
- the pyrR gene encoding bifunctional pyr operon transcriptional regulator/uracil phosphoribosyltransferase PyrR: MAKVKIMNEALLDITISRLCQQLIENHGDFKDSLILGLQPRGVLLADRIAKRIKELDGTDVSVGKLDITFHRDDFGRREAPLMPSKTEIPFLIEDKRVILVDDVLFTGRTVRAAMGAMLTFGRPKQVELLVLVDRKYSRDVPIEPTYIGKSVNSIQSQRVTVEWKETGAEEESVWLSLED
- a CDS encoding NUDIX domain-containing protein translates to MDSQTNAIKEKFGNRLRVRVCGLCIDDNQLLLIKHSSLGDKGFLWVPPGGGVDYGEDLKSALKREFLEETGLTVEVERFLFAHEYLEKPLHAVEFFFRVNILGGELEQGIDPELEENEQIIKEIRFVPFEELKEFPSGTVHQAISKCESLSDLEQLDGIYHYIK